ACGATGTTCAATCATTTGAgcctattaaaattatttcttttttacccTTGTTTCTTCCAAGTTGAGACACTCTACAACATCCACAAGAAAAACAGggtagggtttttgtttgtttgttttcattagtaCTAGGAACTTCTCTATGGCCAAGGTATAGTGAGAAAGAGCttggagggggaggaaggacaAATTATAGGGAAATCCTTAGGATTTGCAATGTTACATAGCAGATTTGAAGACAGCATGAAAATTTAATATCTGCAGGGTAAGATTTGTGCATGACCCATTCCAGTTAATTCTCTCAGATCAaatgttctgaaatatttgcaGTAACTTTTTATGCTTTAGCAGTTTATGTGTAATTTGGCCTGCATATATACTCTAGCAATAGCCTCCAGAATGAATAAGCTTCGTTTGATCCTTTTCTTACTCTCTGATTCTTACCTATGTGTCTCTTGCAATCATTATGCCGTAatcctctggaaaaaaatgattttaacttACATATATATTGCTAAACTTAATAATTCTATCTGTGTGCTACAGCTTCAGCCACCTATTGGCTCCCCATCTGATGACCAAGCAGCTTTTAATCCTTATGTGCTACAAAGGACAAGAGGTCTTATGGGAGCAGAGAAAGGTAAGCAGAGTAATTTATGCTATGAATAACATCTGTTTCCTTATGTGAGAGGTCTTCCCTCTAcccacatttcttttttctaacTTATATTTCACACCATGTCATGTATTGTTTTACTACTATCATAGCTCAAGTCTGGTAGCTGAGACTGCCAGACGTCAGCGTCTGTAATAGAAGTGATTTAACAGTAATCCCTTTTTTGCATGTTGAAGTGGAGGATTATTATCTCTTTGACTCTAAAAGCTGCATCCTTACACTTCATAGAAAGCATTGTGCCCCACTGAATCCACAGTGCCAAGCTGTTGCCAaggctttctgtgaaatgtaattaaatattgcattctgagtgaagaattgtCTGAGCACTAATGGAAAGCACTAAGATGAAAGGCACATCTTTAACCCTTCTCCTGTCGAGGATCCTCCTGGCAGTAACATTATGCAGTTATTCAACAGCTAGCACATGTCACCAGGTAGAGGTCACTCTAATTTGGGATGTTCTAAAGTGCCTGTGGCTGGACTGCATGTGGTTTTGTTATAATGCACTCATAAATCAAGCCCAAAGATGCAGCTGATAATCCTGAACAAGAATGTGGTTAATATAAAACTGTGGCAGCAAAACAGTCTCATGTAATCTCTGATATGTTTATTCACTGAACTGCAGGTGATCAGAGAGAGGCTTTACCCATGGACACTGAGGTCTATGAAAGTCCATACGCTGATCCAGatgaaatgaaaccaaaaaATGTCACTCTTGACAGGAAATTGTTAACCCTGGAGGAAGGAGAACTTGGCTCTGGCAATTTTGGTACTGTAAAGAAAGGGTTCTATAAGATGAAAAAGtaagtatttatttctgttttcataaagTTTAATACATAAAAGCTTTATCGCCTATCTGAGCAGAAGTAATCTTACCTTGTCATTTGGCTTGACAGATTGTACCCAAGTAATTTGGCCTAAAATTcactgtttctgtctttgtataTGGAAGCATGTGCACTCACTTTCTTCAGCTTGCAAACATCTCTTGGCTGCAACATAGTCACCTCCTAGCTCTTATTTGTGTCTGTGAAGTGGGCAAATGACCATTATTACTATTTACTCTCCTGTCCGGGATAAAATAGAGTGAGAAGTCCCATGCCTTTTCACCGCACAATGTATGGGCAGTCATTCCccttattcttttctttcacaaCTGCAGTCTTTCTGAGAGAAATTGTGTAGACTGTCAGGCACAGTTTACCTGGAACAAATGGATTTTCACCTAAACTAATTATTCTAAATACCTGTTTCATGAAGCTGCAGTGTTGATTTTCAAGTAGACAGAAAATGTTGTGGCCTCCCTTATCATGCAATTTCAGTAGGAACAGACCCTGTTTAAACTGGCAGAAGTGGGAGCACCTGACTGTTTATGcattttcataataaaatgtTATCAGTATGTTGTTTAAGTGCATGGACTGATTATGTATACACTTTCACCATTCAGAACCAGAGGCATTTCTTTTACTGAGATTTTCAGAGCCAAGGaggatttttcattttccagtgcaGTCTGAGGGGATTTGAAGGGCTCTGGTGCCAGCTTGTGTATTTGCTAATCTTGTTTCACAGCATTTGTTCACATTTGAGCTCTGCCATCTCATCAGTGACTTTTTCACTTGTATGAGCTGTAGGTTGCAGGAGCAGGCTTAGTTTCTCTGTAGGTCAGAGCACTGCCTTGGGGCTTTGCAATGCTGCATGTTCTAGTCTCACCCCCAAAACACCTCAGTGCTGAGAAAGGCCCTTATAGTTTTTCTTCTGGGAGCTCTTTAGTAAATCTTTCCACTATTTCCTGGTCTCTTTATTAGTTGAGGCTAGCCAGAATGGACAAGATAATATTGTAAGGTACATTTATTTCAAAGCTTGTTTAGACCTTTTGTAactacttttaattttctttctattctctttcttttgcttAGCTGTCCTCTGAGCATTTGATAGAGAGTTATTCCCATTACaatcagtttcttttctgtcttaatgTTCAATTCTGTCTTTTGTCACATTTTGTACTATGTACAGAGAAGCATCAGTTGAAGATTATGTACATTTTTCATCAACTAATCCCAGAGTTGGATTCTTCTTTGTAGGGGTGCCAAGCCAGTGGCTGTAAAAATTCTTAAGAATGAGAGTAATGATCCAGCTGTAAAGGATGAATTACTGAGAGAAGCAAATGTAATGCAGCAACTGGATAACCCATATATTGTCCGAATGATAGGCATATGTGAAGCTGAGGCCTGGATGTTAGTAATGGAAATGGCTGAACTTGGGCCACTGAACAaatttttgcaaaaaaataGGTATGTAAACTTTGATTCCTTTTCATAGCATTTAtccaaaaggggaaaaacagtcaggtctttttttttgtctttaaattcaGGGACATTTTACATTGAAACCATGTTTATCTAATAATTAGTTACTGTAGTTACTCTTCACCTAGACATAATTATCTTGCAGATGTCTCCAGACTGTCAAACCTTTCTGGTAAAATAGTGCATTCTGCATAAATTAAAGAATTTTCAGACGTTCTTCAATTGCTCATTTGTTGATATGTTCACATATTGTCTTGTTCAGGACATTCTTATGCTACCTGTTCTAATTAAAGCTTAGCTAAACACAAATGGATCACATTCCTAGTATGATGCGAGGCAGTTCATACGGAGAATTTGTAATTGAACttgaaaaatcatgaaaatgaaCTCTTAAAGATTCAATTATGATTTCCAGACATGTCACGGAAAAGAATATAACAGAGCTGGTACATCAGGTTTCCATGGGGATGAAATACCTGGAGGAGAATAACTTTGTGCATAGGGATCTGGCTGCAAGGAACGTGCTATTAGTCACCCAACATTATGCCAAAATCAGTGACTTTGGACTTTCCAAGGCTCTTAGCGCTGATGAAAATTATTACAAGGTAAGGTTTACACAAGACACCAAAGCTGTGTATTAACACATCTTAATGAGATTGTTTTCAGATTAAGTACTGTTGTTTCTGAGAgttgaaaataagaaatgctaTGTGTCATCTATTGTTTCATAGTCTGCTAGTGGGTcatggattttttaaattagcGATCGTTAAGAAATAGGGAGGGAAAAGATAATCCCTTACTTAGTTGCTTCTTTTATTTACGATCAGTAAATTTGTCATTAGAGGGTAGAAATTTTCTGTAGAAATTAGACATTTTCTGCcataaaagggggaaaaagtctTTGTTGCAGGTAAGAATTTAGTACGTGGTTTTCACCATGTTTTGGTTTTCACCAAAATACAGGCTAGCACACTGTGTGACTAACACAATTGTATTGCGGGATTTTGTTGGAGGAGTACAGTTGGTAAGCAATCATTGATCTAGGAAAAGTTTGTTCAGATTAGTTTTAACTTATATGGATCTTTGTACAGCTAAGAGACTTAAATAACTACCACGTTTAATGAGGTAAAAACATCATTGGGAGACAAATGTTCTAATCCTGTCTATATCTTTGCTGATATGTTGCTCTTaaagttaaaattatttattctttctgccTATTTCCTTTCAACAGTTGCTTAAAAACAGTAAGGCAGACTATGAAACACTGCAGAGAAGGAGCAAGCACATACTGCCTTCTGATGACCTTCCTATGGGAACAGTAACTGCTGCCAGAAAAGGCAGTGGCACCTTAAATCATTGCCACTAGCCTAGCTTGTCAGAGGTTTGAGATCTGGTATCAAAGGCCCATTCCTTTTACAACTTCACAAAATACAGCATGATTATATTACCAGATCTAGCATTGTGCTGGTATGGTTTGACACCTGCATTGTTGTGACACAGTGTTATGGCATAATTTAAGCAAATTGCAGCTTGCAGctgctttgaaatgaaatattgatttaaactaaaaagaaGACTCAGTGTAGCTAAGTAGATACCTCTTATCTCCTGCAAAAAGTAGACTTGAAAAATCTTTGAAAGAGCTTAAAATTGAATGCCATGGAAAACATAACTCCAGGTCCTTTAGCTGGGCTTAGCTTTACCATAGCATTCATTTCAGTGTGTTATTTGAGTCTGGAAGATTAAGAACAATTTTGTAACAGTTTTGAAGAAGcttctgcatattttttctaatgCCACTACATTAGAAATACTTGGTACAAATGTATGCAAATCTAAGTTAAATTGGCTTATAGGAATTACAGTGTTGTTTACTACATACTACTGTCTCTAgactgccttttttcttttcttttctgttattcCTTATTTTAGGCACAAAGTCATGGAAAGTGGCCAGTCAAGTGGTATGCTCCAGAATGTATGAATTTCTACAAGTTTTCTAGCAAAAGTGATGTCTGGAGCTTTGGGGTTTTAATGTGGGAAGCTTTCTCTTATGGGCAAAAACCATATAAGGTGAGTAGTTCTATCTGGCAGTTCTTTTATTGTAAAAATTCAGAGCAGATTTTAACCAACGCCTTTCTTATTCTACCTGGAATTGTAGTTACAGGTTGAAGAAGGCCTTAGCACACCAtcttcaggttggaaattaggggAAATGTagtctcagaaagagcagtcaggcattgcaatgggttgtccagggaggtggtggagtcatcatccctgggggtgtttaaggaaaggttggacatggtacttagggacatggtttagtggtgacattggtagtattGGTATTGGTAGTattggttggaccagataatccaggaggtcttttccaaccttaacaattctataattctattCCAGGGAATGAAAGGTGGTGAAGTCGCACAGATGATTGAAAGAGGAGAACGAATGGAACGTCCAGAAGCTTGTCCAACAGAAGTCTATAACTTAATGAAATTGTGTTGGACATACAAGTGAGTATGATGTGATGCTCTCTCCTTTAATAGCAGTATAATTTAATCTGCATAGTTGACATCCAGAAAGTATAAAATAAGAGTATTTCAAAGCATATCATGTCAGCTGGCATTTAGCTTGCAAACAACATGCAAAGGAAGGAGTCAGTTAcactttcaaacaaaaatgatgTGAGTTATCAAATGTACAAGAACCTGATTTTGCACAGGTGATCTATTTATTGCTggaattattataaaataaataataataataatcagaaataattatttcaccAGAATGTCAGTCTGgtgtattttcaaaagaaaatttgaaattaaggaaacatttttgtttcattctggcttgtattttgtttcaatttGATTTCCAAAACTACAAAAATTTCAATCATGTTATCAAATTATTCCTCTATTCCTCAGTTCTTAATTGTTTTGACTTTTTCTTGTCTCATTTCTAAATATCTTCAATTTTGATACCACATTGACTTCCTGCTAGTGAAAGGCAAAACATCTTTACAAGTTGTACCTGATGtttaggaaacatttttttctgaccagCAACATTTCAAAAGTTAGAATTATGAAATATagataagagggaaaaaaacaacaaggaaggaaggaagaaaggaaggacagaaggaagagagaaagaaagagagaaagaaagaaagaaagaaagaaagagagagagagagaaagaaagaaagaaagaaagaaagaaagaaagaaagaaagaaagaaagaaagaaagagagagagagaaagagagagaaagagagaaagagagaaagagagaaagaaagagagagagaaaaaagagagaaagagagaaagagaaagagagaaagagagaaagagaggaaggaagggaggaaaga
This region of Anas platyrhynchos isolate ZD024472 breed Pekin duck chromosome Z, IASCAAS_PekinDuck_T2T, whole genome shotgun sequence genomic DNA includes:
- the SYK gene encoding tyrosine-protein kinase SYK isoform X2, which produces MASSMTNPANHLPYFFGNITREEAEEYLMQGGVSDGLYLLRQSRNYLGGFALSLAHGRKVHHYTIERELSGTYAIAGGKSHASPAELINYHSEEADGLICLLRKPFNRPPGIEPKTGPFEDLKENLIREYVKQTWNLQGHALEQAIISQKPQLEKLIATTAHEKMPWFHGRISREESEHRILIGSRNNGKFLIRERDSNGSYALCLLNDGKVLHYRIDRDKTGKLSIPDGKRFDTLWQLVEHYSYKPDGLLRVLTIPCPRLGLESDNVVFDTRPLPGTPSKLQPPIGSPSDDQAAFNPYVLQRTRGLMGAEKGDQREALPMDTEVYESPYADPDEMKPKNVTLDRKLLTLEEGELGSGNFGTVKKGFYKMKKGAKPVAVKILKNESNDPAVKDELLREANVMQQLDNPYIVRMIGICEAEAWMLVMEMAELGPLNKFLQKNRHVTEKNITELVHQVSMGMKYLEENNFVHRDLAARNVLLVTQHYAKISDFGLSKALSADENYYKAQSHGKWPVKWYAPECMNFYKFSSKSDVWSFGVLMWEAFSYGQKPYKGMKGGEVAQMIERGERMERPEACPTEVYNLMKLCWTYNVDDRPGFVAVELRLRNYYYDISH